In Oncorhynchus kisutch isolate 150728-3 linkage group LG11, Okis_V2, whole genome shotgun sequence, the genomic stretch ctgtccccagtccacctggccatgctgctgctccagtttcaacttccacctgactgtgctgctgctccagtttcaactgttctgccttattattattcgaccatgctggtcatttatgaacatttgaacatcttggccatgttctgttataatctccacccggcacagccagaagaggactggccaccccacatagcctggttcctctctaggtttcttcctaggtattggcctttctagggagtttttccaagccaccgtgcttctacacctgcattgcttgctgtttggggttttaggctgggtttctgtacagcactttgagatatcagctgatgtacgaagggctatataaataaatttgatttgatttgatttgatggcacATAtttttcctgagggggaataggttttatccccaattagagacaacgacaatcagctgcctctaattggtaACCAtgcaacaaaaacaaacatagatttaggaaaactagaacacccccctagtcacaccctgaccaacaacaccatagagaaccccaagggctctctatggtcagggcgtgacagccgatgagaatgggggcgtgctcgggccTCTTTTTCCTTaagtccataatcatctcctttgtcttgatcactttgagggagaggttattttcctggcaccacacggccaggtctctgacctcctccctattggctgtctcgtcgttgtcggtggtcaggccttccactgttgtgtcatcgacaAATTtaaggatggtgttggagtcatgagtgaacagggagtacaggagcggactgagcacgcacccctgagggggcccgtgctgaggatcagtgtggcagatgtgttgttacctacccttacctcctgggggcgacccgtcaggaagtccaggatctagttgcagagggaggtgttatgTCCCAGAGaccttagcttagtaatgagctttgtgggcactatggtgtagaacgctgaactgtagtcaatgaatagcattctcacataggtgttggtCACGAGAATTAGGTCCTCAATTGTTCATACCCCAATTCATTTCAATGACTCTATCTGCAACcaggatttgtaagatactggTTGGAATTTAAAACAGACAGAAGCCCAGTCCACAATAGTCAAATGTTTATTCACGGAAACGTTCTGGCGTGCACAGTACAAAGACCTTTATTTTATAGTgacacacatacttccacacaaaacaTAGTTATCATACGcccacactgtcctgctacccagccgacaTAGGGAGAGACCCTGGGAAGATCTCAGTGCCGAGACCCTGGGAAGTTCTCAGTGCCCCAGCCAAGGTCGGCCCCGAATCTAGCTCAGACAGTCCGTTATCAAGACACTAGACATATTGTCACCAAAACATTAATTCTGACTACGAACTACACTCTTGGATATCATTCTACTGACTATATCACACACAGCATTAAAATAATCTTATGATTCTAATCATATGGTTTCAGAGCTATGGTCTCAGAGGGTAATATTCTAATCATTCTAATCATATAATTCTATTAacagtgttccttttgtccaggtgggaaagggcagtagggagtgcaatagagatggcatcatctgtggatctgttgggacggtatgcaaattgggttttttacgtatggtcactgtggggacgatgtcgtcgatgcacttattgatgaagcccatGACTAATGTGGTGTACTTCTccatgccatcggaggaatcccagaacatattccagtctgtgctagcaaaacagtcctgtagattaacatctgcttcatctgaccacttttttattgatatagtcactggtgcttcctgcttgaatttttgcttgtaagcaggaatcaggggatagaattatggtcagattttccaaatggagggcgagggagagctttgtatgtgtctctgtgtgtggagtataggtggtccagagtttttttccctctggttgcacatttaacgtgctgatagaaatttggtcaaATTAATTTAAGTTTCCTTGTATTAAAGTCCcgggctactaggagcgccgcctctgggtgaacattttcttttttgcttatggcggaatacagctcattcaatgctgtcttagtgccagcctctgactgtggtggcaTGTAAACAGTTACGAAAAAtccagatgaaaactctctaggtaggtagtgtggtctacagcttatcatgagatactctacctcaggtgagtaaTAGCTCGAGACtcccttagatttcgtgcaccagctgttatttacaaaaatacgtAGTTCGcctccccttgtcttaccagatgctgctgttctatcctgctggtatAGTgtgtaaccagccagctgtatgttgatagtgtcgtcattcagccacaactcaagggaagcataagatgttacagtttttaatgttccgTTGGTAGTTTAACCTTCCATGTAGCTCGTCAATTTAGCAGAATGGAGGGAATTGGGGGTTTgttcgatcgcctacgaattctcaaaAGGCATCCCATCGGCCCCTTTttctctccgcctcctcttcacgcaaatggtggggatctgggcctgttcccactAAATCAGTATATCCTTCTGATAGAAGAATTTGTATGTTTAAGATAATGACTAaagtattccaccctgaaaccatataattgtataAAATGTGTTAGAGTCATAATCCAGTGTGTGTGACTAGACCTTTTAAGACTAGgccattgtgttactatttcacAATATGAGCAGGGTATAGTTGAGACATTCAAGGACAACTGAACTGTCGACTTGTGATAATGGTGAAACTAATAACTGGAAAGAGGCCTCCCCACCCTAGGGAGGAGAAAAACTGTTAGAAACGGCTTGCAGAAGATAATGAAACACGTTGCAGAAGTGTGATAAACAATATATGTGAACTGTGGCTGAAGTGTGAAACAATACTTACAGCTCAGATAATCCTCAGAATATTTCAGGTCACCTCACCAGTATCAAAAGATCTTCAAACAAGTGGAATGGACATCATATGGTTGTGTCTACAGAGGAGCCTCTGAAAGGAATGGCAAGagatttggaaaaagtcaaggcagCTGCAGACACATTTGTTCAGTTGGCCAACAGGAAGTTGCAGGAACGGGATGAGGAAACAGAGCTGGAGTTAGAGACCACTCTGCCAAGGAAAAGTGCTCGAAAGAAGAAAACCATGCCTGTAGCATCAGCAATTTCTGAGTAATGGCACTGTGTATGCCAACATGGCTCTTCTGGAATTGCCAATTTAAGGATGTAGGAAAtatgtgtatttttattttattatatgaCTTGCCTACTCACCAGTCTTTTTACCAACAAATGTCTtcctgtattatttattttactggtCAGATGGTCCCAGAGATTCTTGCCACCTTGCTGCCAGTGCCATTGTGCCAATATGTGCTCCTTCTAGCCAGCCTCCTCCTAAGAGAAACACATTCCTCTTGTTCTATTTTACATCTAGTTTACTAAGGTTATCGTTATAAATATTGTTCAGTAATCTTGTTTACATAAAGTGTGACTGGGTTGTGTGAGTGGTGGTGTAtcgctggggggagggggggttggtTTATTCATGTATAAAAATACACATTTCCGTGTCTCGGTAACAATTAACAATGAAGCAAATCTTACATCATCTATTGGTGTCAATGATAGTTTGGATCCACAATAAGTACTTCATCACAACTGTGACGTAAAACTGAAGACTTTGACACAATGGCTGGGAttatatgctctagtcggctggccctcgctacatattcgtcgccagacccactgactccaggtaatctacaagtctatgctaggtaaagctccgccttatctcagctcactggtcacgatggcaacacccatccgtagcacgcgctccagcaggtgtatctcactgatcatccctaaagccaacacctcatttggccgcctttcgttccagtactctgctgcctgtgactggaacgaattgcaaaaatcgctgaagttggagacttttatctccctcaccaacttcaaacatcagctatctgagcagctaaccgatcgctgcagctgtacatagtctattggtaaatagcccacccttttcacctacctcatccccatactgtttttatttatttacttttctgctcttctgcacaccaatatctctacctgtacatgaccatctgatcttttatcactccagtgttaatctgcaaaattgtaattatttgcctacctcctcatgccttttgcacacattgtatatagaccccccctttgttttctactgtgttattgacttgttaattgtttactccatgtgtaactctttgttgtatgctcacactgctatgctttatcttggccaggtcgcagttgcaaatgagaacttgttctcaactagcctacctggttaaataaaggtgaaataaaataaaaatattacatGAGCAGTTTGTGAAGGTCATATTCTATTTTAGTCTATGGTCATTACATCAACTCCCTTTCATTCAGCTGTTTACACACTCCTCAGGTAAGATTGCTCCACTCCACTCCTACACACTGTTTATGTACCAGCATTATCTTCCAGTGGAGGAAAACAAGATCAGTAGTTAATCTGCAGCTAAGGAGGAAGTGGAGAAGAAAATAAATCTCACtggcagagcacacacacacgcaatacaCCTGAGCACTGAGAATACCAACAGTTGCTCAACAGCCTAACAACgccccctcgccctctctctctctctcgctctctctttccctctctctctctcacacacactactgaAACACTATCTCACTCTCCCTACTTTCTGTCTCTGTGGAACACATCTGAAGATCAGGATGCTATGCTGTAGAGTGTGTGTCCTGGCTGTGCTGTTATCTCTTCTCATCCTCACACTCATCCCCTCCACACAATCAGGTcagttgggttctgagaatatgaaaatatacttattcatgtcacttgGATGCAGTGCTGAGGTTTAGAGGGTCTGCACCAGAATTGAATGGTTATAGACAGAAGGTATGTAGTGTGTGCAATTAAGCTTTGAATGTGTTGAGTGCAGGGAAGCGATCACATgtggcaggcattgataaggggagagagccatggattagtgatggaaaggggttgaggtcaggtcaggtcaccttAAGGGAGAAATAAAGGTTTATGGACCGTATCACTGGTGTCCTGCCCAGCAGTAAATAACGATGTTtgtacagatgtgtaggaggagactcagcctatgAGGAACGGTAAAATTTCAGTCCTTGTGGAAAATGTATTTGTCTGAATGCAGCTGTACTGACCCTCTGAGAAGAATTAAACTTAGTGTCTGTTGAGTTTTTTACCCTGAGAATTAGAACGTAACAGTgctaacacaaacacaccatacatccACACACAAGCCATagtaaaaacacaaacacacacacacacacacatacagacacacacacacacattgtctttCTTGCAGACACACATGCTCCCCCTATCTTACTGtttaacttgtgtgtgtgtgtgtgtgtgtgtgtgtgtgtgtgtgtgtgtgtgtgtgtgtgtgtgtgtgtgtgtgtgtgtgtgtgtgtgtgtgtgtgtgtgtgtgtgtgtgtgtgtgtgtgtgtgtgtgtgtgtgtgtgtgtgtgtgtgtgtagcacatTGCTGTCTGAAGTACACTCGTCGTCCATTGCAATGCCGACGGCTGAAAAACTACACCCACCAGCCCATTACTTCCTCCTGTGACATCCAAGCTGTCATGTGAGTTATCCGCCAATCACAGCCAAGCACAATCTGTGTGCAGAATAGTCTTGTCTTTACCTTCTCCAATGCATTTTGAGGAAAAATCTTTGAGATTCACTCact encodes the following:
- the LOC109899003 gene encoding C-C motif chemokine 20, with the translated sequence MLCCRVCVLAVLLSLLILTLIPSTQSAHCCLKYTRRPLQCRRLKNYTHQPITSSCDIQAVIFHTWMDKFVCADPSQDWTKRVQRCLLKRQENKSKLKKTL